The Brachyspira hyodysenteriae ATCC 27164 sequence GTTATATTTATATCTACTTTTTTGGTAATGATTGTAACAGTTTATCAAGGTGTAAGAGAGGTTGATCAAACTTTAATAAAAGCTGCCAGAGTTCTTGGAGCAAAAGATAAAGATATTTTCTTAAAAGTTGTAATACCCGCTTCAGTACCATATATATTAGTTGGTATGCGTTTAGGATTAGGTGCTTCCCTTACAACTCTTATTGCTGCTGAATTAACAGGATCTAGTTCAGGATTAGGCCAGATGATTCAGGAAGCAAGTCTTTACTTTAGAATGGATATAGTTATGCTTGGAATAATACTTATTGGTATTACAGGTTTAATATTAAATTTTATAGTAAGTTTAATAGAAAACAAGTTAACTATATGGCAGGAAAAGAAAAAAAGATAATAATTAAAAAATTTATATATTAAAAAAATTATATAAAAGAGATTATAATATGTCAAATAAAGAAGTAAAAGTAAAAATTTCTAATGTTAGCAAAATATATAAAGGAACTTCTAAAGATGTTCATGCTTTAGATAATGTAAATTTAGATATATATAAAAATGAATTTGTATGTGTAATAGGTTCTTCCGGATGCGGAAAAAGTACATTGCTTAATATACTTGCAGGACTTGATACACCAAATTCTGGAAGCATAGAAATAGATGGAAAACCTATAGAAGGTACAGGAGTTGACAGGGGTGTAGTATTTCAGCAGTATGCATTATTTCCTTGGCTTACCGTTGGAAAGAATGTTGCTTTTGGATTGGAATTGCAAAAGAGATCAAAGTCAGAGATAAATGATATAGTTGACCATTATTTGAAGGCTGTTGGTTTAATAGATTTTAAAAATTCATATCCTAAAGAACTTTCCGGAGGTATGAAGCAGCGTGTAGCTATAGCTAGGGCTTATGCTGTCAATCCAAATATACTTCTTATGGATGAACCTTTTGGAGCATTAGATGCGCAGACAAGAGCACAATTACAAACAGAGCTTTTAAATACTTGGGATAATGAAAAGAAAACTTGTTTCTTTATTACTCATGATGTAGATGAAGCTGTATTTTTGGCTCAAAGAGTTGTTATAATGAGTCCAAGGCCTGGAAGAATTAAGAGTATAGTAGAAGTACCTATTGCCTATCCTAGAGTACCTGAAACTAAATTATCTGCAGAATTTAATGATATTAAAAATCAATTATGGCAATTAGTATATCAGGAATATTTAGAAGCTAAAAAATAAAGGAATAATATAAAATGAAAAGGATATTTGAATTAAATTATACTGATACATTCAATATGGATACAAATACATTGATAGAAACTATTAGGAATTCTGAAGGCAGAACATTAATGGCTGAATCTTTAATATATAAAAGACCATTAATAGAAAGAGTTACTGATCCTGAAATCTTGGCTGCTATGGGAGTTGATTTAATTACATTAAACATATTTGATTTACTTAATCCTTTTATATATGATTTGGATGAAGTTGAAGCTGATGAATCTATGCCTTTAGTTGAAAGAACTTTTAAAGGACAGCTTAAATTATATGAATCTTCAAGAAAGAAAAATGATCATATACAAAGAATAAAAAAATATACAGGAAGATTTATAGGAATCAATCTGGAACCTGTTGGAGAAGGCGTTGATTATCCTGAAGGTTTAAAAGCTACTAAAGATAATTATAAAAGAGCATTAGATTTTGGAATTGATTATATAGTATTGACAGGCAATCCGCATACTAAAGTATCTATGGATACAATAGCAAAAGCAACAGAGGAATTGGCTTCTATTGCTAAGGGTAAAATGATGATTGTTGCTGGTAAAATGCATGGAGCAGGAGCCGGAAATACTGATACATTGGCTACAGTAAAACAAATTGCTGATGCTGGTGCTGATGTAATAATGTTTGGAGCACCTGGAACTTTGCCTGGTTATACTGTGGAAAAAGTTCATGAATTAATAGATGAAGCTAAAAGATTAGGAATGCTTACAAAAACTGCTATAGGAACTGCTCAGGAAGGTGCTCCTATAGATACAATAAAACAGATTGCATTAATGTCAAAGATGGCAGGTGCTGATATAATGCATATAGGTGATGCAGGAGTGGGAGGAATATCAAGTCCTATGAATGCTATGGCTATATCATTAGTATTAAGAGGAGAGGTACATACATATAGAAGAATGGCTTTAAGAAGATAATAAAATTATATTATTAACAATAAATTCTTTTTTATACGAATAAGTTTTAAAAAAATAATTAGAAGGAGAATAAAAATGAAAAAAACTATGTTTATTTCTATTTTATCAATGGCAGTGATATCTTTAATAATATCCTGTTCAGGAGGAAATAAAGCTCCTGCTGCTTCAGCAGATGGTACACTTGATAAAATAAGAGTTGCTTATCTTGCAGATTTTGCAGGAACTTCTTCTGTTGCTATAGCTCAGGAAAAAGGTTTTTTTAAAGAAGAAAATTTAGATGTTGAATTAGTTAAATTTTTAAATGGACCTTCTGAAGTTGCTGCTATGCTCTCTGGAGATATACAATTTGCATATATAGGACATGGTGCACATTCTCTAGCTATTCAAGGTAAAGTTAATGTATTATTCCCTAATGGTTTAGGTAAATCTGAAGAAATTATAGTTGGTAAATGGGCCAATGTTAATGATTTAGCAGGATTAAAAGGAAAAACTATAGGTACTCAGCTTGGTACTTCTGGAGATATAGTATTGGATATTGCATTAAGAAAAGTTGGACTTTCCAAAGAAGATGTTAATGTTGTCAATATGGATGTAAGCGGAATAGTATCTTCTATGATTGGTAAAAAAGTAGATGCAGTTTCTTTATGGGCTCCTTATACTTTTGAAATAACTAAACAGCTTGGAGATGAAGCTGTTGTAATTGCTTCTATTACAAATTATTTAGATGAAGCTGTATTTCCTAGCAGTTGGATAGTTACTCCTGATTATCAAAATAATAATCAAGACATAGTGAATAGATTCTCTAAAGCTATATTTAAAGCTATGGATTATAGAAGTGAGAATATGGATGAGGCTGTTGAAATTGTAGCTAAATTAAATGGAACTCCTGTTGATTCTGTTGCTTTAGAAAAAGAAACTGCTATATGGCTTACTTCTTCTGATATAAAAAATTCTTATACTGATGGAACAGCTGCTAAATGGTATCAAGCTCAGCAGAAAATATTTTTAAACTCAGAAGTAGTTACTGAAGAAGTAGATGTTAATAATTATGTACAGATAAATTATATAATTGATAATGTGCTTAAATAAAAAAATATTTTTCATATTTTCATATTGAAATTTTTTATAATTAATAAAGAATATATAATAAATTTTTTATTGATATAAGGTGGTCTGCAATATGAATAAGAAGAACATTATATTATTATTATCTAT is a genomic window containing:
- a CDS encoding ABC transporter permease; protein product: MNSKPMGKKKYIFTAASIIIALLIWQLVSSSVAGAVIASPADVLKSFVREISNGKLLNHIGISLFRVLSGFGLAFVVSIPIAFLMGWYQPVQLLIEPVIQFVRNIPALAYIPLVVVAQGVGESAKITVIFISTFLVMIVTVYQGVREVDQTLIKAARVLGAKDKDIFLKVVIPASVPYILVGMRLGLGASLTTLIAAELTGSSSGLGQMIQEASLYFRMDIVMLGIILIGITGLILNFIVSLIENKLTIWQEKKKR
- a CDS encoding ABC transporter ATP-binding protein, with amino-acid sequence MSNKEVKVKISNVSKIYKGTSKDVHALDNVNLDIYKNEFVCVIGSSGCGKSTLLNILAGLDTPNSGSIEIDGKPIEGTGVDRGVVFQQYALFPWLTVGKNVAFGLELQKRSKSEINDIVDHYLKAVGLIDFKNSYPKELSGGMKQRVAIARAYAVNPNILLMDEPFGALDAQTRAQLQTELLNTWDNEKKTCFFITHDVDEAVFLAQRVVIMSPRPGRIKSIVEVPIAYPRVPETKLSAEFNDIKNQLWQLVYQEYLEAKK
- a CDS encoding DUF7916 family protein, which encodes MKRIFELNYTDTFNMDTNTLIETIRNSEGRTLMAESLIYKRPLIERVTDPEILAAMGVDLITLNIFDLLNPFIYDLDEVEADESMPLVERTFKGQLKLYESSRKKNDHIQRIKKYTGRFIGINLEPVGEGVDYPEGLKATKDNYKRALDFGIDYIVLTGNPHTKVSMDTIAKATEELASIAKGKMMIVAGKMHGAGAGNTDTLATVKQIADAGADVIMFGAPGTLPGYTVEKVHELIDEAKRLGMLTKTAIGTAQEGAPIDTIKQIALMSKMAGADIMHIGDAGVGGISSPMNAMAISLVLRGEVHTYRRMALRR
- a CDS encoding ABC transporter substrate-binding protein; translated protein: MKKTMFISILSMAVISLIISCSGGNKAPAASADGTLDKIRVAYLADFAGTSSVAIAQEKGFFKEENLDVELVKFLNGPSEVAAMLSGDIQFAYIGHGAHSLAIQGKVNVLFPNGLGKSEEIIVGKWANVNDLAGLKGKTIGTQLGTSGDIVLDIALRKVGLSKEDVNVVNMDVSGIVSSMIGKKVDAVSLWAPYTFEITKQLGDEAVVIASITNYLDEAVFPSSWIVTPDYQNNNQDIVNRFSKAIFKAMDYRSENMDEAVEIVAKLNGTPVDSVALEKETAIWLTSSDIKNSYTDGTAAKWYQAQQKIFLNSEVVTEEVDVNNYVQINYIIDNVLK